In Equus caballus isolate H_3958 breed thoroughbred chromosome 28, TB-T2T, whole genome shotgun sequence, the following proteins share a genomic window:
- the SHISA8 gene encoding protein shisa-8 isoform X1 — protein sequence MRPQGWTAEEWAGHRGQLRWALGGFEPATLQPNCAHAKCVPPPVSFFMTQPFEALAPEGGSDRARRESQVWGTEGSWAEGRARLSVGKAQSDAVTAEWGLGVLVPGEAAAQGHTAFGANLLLGDLLALSSPHLSVLHTCAGSNVPGPGRSPCCRRGLRTLTELLKQPGPQEPLPPPLGPPLGSCVQVQMGDGLPAGSPHNGTDKKRPNNAPLGPATPGPPRGPRLQGGGNRTLQPDYAKYATLKAAALKAAEASPQDFYQRFPATEPAPVTLPARAPRPPEDLPALLNACPWAPPGYAPPAGAAPSGHYKAWTAGRPARLAPRGHLAAQASPAPRRPSHAPRRQFSVEKLPEAFSPQPPGLYSSASRGPRHLSTNSKAEVTV from the exons ATGAGACCACAGGGGTGGACAGCTGAGGAGTGGGCAGGACACAGAGGTCAGCTCAGATGGGCACTAGGAGGCTTTGAGCCTGCCACACTGCAGCCAAACTGCGCCCACGCCAAGTGTGTCCCACCTCCAGTGTCCTTCTTCATGACCCAGCCATTTGAGGCCCTGGCCCCAGAAGGAGGGTCAGACCGAGCTAGGAGAGAATCACAGGTTTGGGGCACTGAAGGCAGCTGGGCTGAAGGCCGGGCCCGGCTGTCTGTGGGGAAGGCTCAGTCAGATGCTGTCACAGCTGAGTGGGGGCTGGGTGTCCTGGTACCCGGGGAGGcggctgcccaaggtcacacagcctttGGTGCCAACCTGCTACTAGGGGATCTCctggctctctcctcccctcatCTGTCTGTCCTCCATACCTGTGCTGGTAGCAACGTCCCAGGACCTGGTAGAAGCCCCTGCTGCAGGAGGGGACTTAG AACACTGACAGAACTTCTGAAGCAGCCAGGCCCCCAGGAgccactgcctccacctctgGGCCCACCTCTGGGGAGCTGTGTCCAGGTGCAGATGGGCGATGGCCTCCCCGCGGGCTCCCCCCACAACGGCACAG ACAAAAAACGCCCCAACAACGCGCCGCTAGGGCCGGCGACCCCCGGACCCCCGCGCGGCCCCCGGCTGCAGGGCGGCGGCAACAGGACACTGCAGCCCGATTACGCCAAGTACGCCACCCTCAAGGCCGCGGCGCTCAAGGCCGCAG AGGCCTCCCCGCAGGACTTCTACCAGCGGTTCCCCGCGACCGAGCCCGCCCCAGTGACCCTCCCGGCGCGGGCCCCGCGGCCTCCTGAGGACTTGCCGGCGCTGCTCAACGCCTGCCCCTGGGCCCCGCCGGGCTACGCGCCCCCCGCCGGTGCCGCCCCGTCGGGCCACTACAAGGCCTGGACCGCCGGCCGCCCGGCTCGGCTCGCCCCCCGCGGCCACCTGGCGGCTCAGGCCTCCCCCGCGCCCCGGCGGCCCAGCCATGCGCCCCGGCGCCAGTTCAGCGTGGAGAAGCTGCCCGAGGCCTTCAGCCCGCAGCCTCCCGGCCTTTACAGCAGCGCGAGCCGCGGACCCCGGCATCTGAGCACCAACAGCAAAGCGGAGGTCACCGTGTGA
- the SHISA8 gene encoding protein shisa-8 isoform X3, whose product MERAGTRGLRVGRGPPGLRLALGLALLLARPPSGRAGAPEAQEPAAPGTEAPPGGDRCRGYYDVMGQWDPPFNCSSGAYSFCCGTCGYRFCCHDGPRRLDQSRCSNYDTPAWVQTGRPPARARDTAAPRDPSRERSHTAVYAVCGVAALLVLAGIGARLGLERAHSPRARRTVTRTLTELLKQPGPQEPLPPPLGPPLGSCVQVQMGDGLPAGSPHNGTDKKRPNNAPLGPATPGPPRGPRLQGGGNRTLQPDYAKYATLKAAALKAAEASPQDFYQRFPATEPAPVTLPARAPRPPEDLPALLNACPWAPPGYAPPAGAAPSGHYKAWTAGRPARLAPRGHLAAQASPAPRRPSHAPRRQFSVEKLPEAFSPQPPGLYSSASRGPRHLSTNSKAEVTV is encoded by the exons ATGGAGCGGGCCGGGACGCGGGGGCTGCGGGTCGGCCGAGGCCCGCCGGGGCTCCGGCTCGCGCTCGGGCTGGCGCTGCTGCTGGCGCGGCCGCCGTCGGGCCGCGCGGGGGCCCCCGAGGCACAGGAACCCGCAGCACCCGGGACAGAGGCCCCGCCCGGGGGCGACCGCTGCCGCGGCTACTACGACGTGATGGGCCAGTGGGACCCGCCCTTCAACTGCAGCTCGGGCGCCTACAGCTTCTGCTGCGGCACGTGCGGCTACCGCTTCTGCTGCCACGACGGGCCGCGGCGCCTCGACCAGAGCCGCTGCTCCAACTACGACACGCCGGCCTGGGTGCAGACCGGCCGGCCGCCCGCGCGCGCCCGCGACACCGCCGCGCCCCGGGACCCCAGCCGCGAGCGCAGCCACACGGCCGTCTACGCGGTGTGCGGTGTCGCAGCGCTGCTCGTGCTGGCCGGCATCGGGGCGCGCCTGGGCCTGGAGAGGGCGCACAGCCCGCGCGCGCGGCGCACCGTGACCAG AACACTGACAGAACTTCTGAAGCAGCCAGGCCCCCAGGAgccactgcctccacctctgGGCCCACCTCTGGGGAGCTGTGTCCAGGTGCAGATGGGCGATGGCCTCCCCGCGGGCTCCCCCCACAACGGCACAG ACAAAAAACGCCCCAACAACGCGCCGCTAGGGCCGGCGACCCCCGGACCCCCGCGCGGCCCCCGGCTGCAGGGCGGCGGCAACAGGACACTGCAGCCCGATTACGCCAAGTACGCCACCCTCAAGGCCGCGGCGCTCAAGGCCGCAG AGGCCTCCCCGCAGGACTTCTACCAGCGGTTCCCCGCGACCGAGCCCGCCCCAGTGACCCTCCCGGCGCGGGCCCCGCGGCCTCCTGAGGACTTGCCGGCGCTGCTCAACGCCTGCCCCTGGGCCCCGCCGGGCTACGCGCCCCCCGCCGGTGCCGCCCCGTCGGGCCACTACAAGGCCTGGACCGCCGGCCGCCCGGCTCGGCTCGCCCCCCGCGGCCACCTGGCGGCTCAGGCCTCCCCCGCGCCCCGGCGGCCCAGCCATGCGCCCCGGCGCCAGTTCAGCGTGGAGAAGCTGCCCGAGGCCTTCAGCCCGCAGCCTCCCGGCCTTTACAGCAGCGCGAGCCGCGGACCCCGGCATCTGAGCACCAACAGCAAAGCGGAGGTCACCGTGTGA
- the SHISA8 gene encoding protein shisa-8 isoform X2: protein MERAGTRGLRVGRGPPGLRLALGLALLLARPPSGRAGAPEAQEPAAPGTEAPPGGDRCRGYYDVMGQWDPPFNCSSGAYSFCCGTCGYRFCCHDGPRRLDQSRCSNYDTPAWVQTGRPPARARDTAAPRDPSRERSHTAVYAVCGVAALLVLAGIGARLGLERAHSPRARRTVTRTLTELLKQPGPQEPLPPPLGPPLGSCVQVQMGDGLPAGSPHNGTDKKRPNNAPLGPATPGPPRGPRLQGGGNRTLQPDYAKYATLKAAALKAAANQLPRLGRTPRLTGARLGRHSAARAPGEESWVSRGLAPPRPVPASRGLAPPRPAPSPPPAIWPRPDSPCPVARRGLPAGLLPAVPRDRARPSDPPGAGPAAS from the exons ATGGAGCGGGCCGGGACGCGGGGGCTGCGGGTCGGCCGAGGCCCGCCGGGGCTCCGGCTCGCGCTCGGGCTGGCGCTGCTGCTGGCGCGGCCGCCGTCGGGCCGCGCGGGGGCCCCCGAGGCACAGGAACCCGCAGCACCCGGGACAGAGGCCCCGCCCGGGGGCGACCGCTGCCGCGGCTACTACGACGTGATGGGCCAGTGGGACCCGCCCTTCAACTGCAGCTCGGGCGCCTACAGCTTCTGCTGCGGCACGTGCGGCTACCGCTTCTGCTGCCACGACGGGCCGCGGCGCCTCGACCAGAGCCGCTGCTCCAACTACGACACGCCGGCCTGGGTGCAGACCGGCCGGCCGCCCGCGCGCGCCCGCGACACCGCCGCGCCCCGGGACCCCAGCCGCGAGCGCAGCCACACGGCCGTCTACGCGGTGTGCGGTGTCGCAGCGCTGCTCGTGCTGGCCGGCATCGGGGCGCGCCTGGGCCTGGAGAGGGCGCACAGCCCGCGCGCGCGGCGCACCGTGACCAG AACACTGACAGAACTTCTGAAGCAGCCAGGCCCCCAGGAgccactgcctccacctctgGGCCCACCTCTGGGGAGCTGTGTCCAGGTGCAGATGGGCGATGGCCTCCCCGCGGGCTCCCCCCACAACGGCACAG ACAAAAAACGCCCCAACAACGCGCCGCTAGGGCCGGCGACCCCCGGACCCCCGCGCGGCCCCCGGCTGCAGGGCGGCGGCAACAGGACACTGCAGCCCGATTACGCCAAGTACGCCACCCTCAAGGCCGCGGCGCTCAAGGCCGCAG CCAACCAGCTCCCACGCCTCGGCCGTACCCCACGTCTGACCGGCGCCCGGCTGGGACGCCACAGCGCAGCCAGAGCGCCGGGCGAGGAAAGCTGGGTCTCCCGcggcctggccccgccccgccccgtccccgcCTCCCGcggcctggccccgccccgccccgccccgtccccgcCTCCCGCGATCTGGCCCCGCCCCGACTCGCCCTGCCCTGTCGCCCGCAGAGGCCTCCCCGCAGGACTTCTACCAGCGGTTCCCCGCGACCGAGCCCGCCCCAGTGACCCTCCCGGCGCGGGCCCCGCGGCCTCCTGA